Proteins from a genomic interval of Lolium perenne isolate Kyuss_39 chromosome 1, Kyuss_2.0, whole genome shotgun sequence:
- the LOC127308433 gene encoding U-box domain-containing protein 36, producing the protein MEAATAEENRKVFVVVPAEPRAGRSTLSWALVNLCGGGGATTVVVTHVHVPPQMIPVMGAKFHASKLHPEQVSSFRMMEREKADKMLDEYFHQCSKTKVKCEKLVIEKEDVASGLVELIRLHGITELVVPAAADKHYSRKLDKPVCMTAAAVMQRADPSCKIWFVCKEQLICIRDTEAEISPSAVTAPLLLNPGHEILHLSTHQEEDGDIEIELGFYEELGEACRAADDLMNRALKESRRRQKAEEEVASSLRKAKEYEELYLEEVKKREEVEAALARAEAEISELRQAIQRNTTREEPQEAAAMPSIILGQPGIVSGEPEPVLCRCQRKLAASSPSSVLLLPSSPPADEDGCTCEAGAVGCCCWLDTDGMPSPVGAAKPLGRPGFALCAVVQDYMRQQQRCPFP; encoded by the exons ATGGAGGCCGCGACGGCGGAGGAGAATAGGAAGGTGTTCGTCGTGGTGCCGGCGGAGCCCAGGGCGGGGCGGTCGACGCTGTCGTGGGCTCTCGTCAacctctgcggcggcggcggagccacCACGGTCGTCGTCACGCACGTGCACGTCCCGCCGCAGATGATCCCCGTCA TGGGAGCCAAATTCCACGCCAGCAAGCTGCACCCGGAGCAAGTGAGCTCGTTCAGAATGATGGAGCGCGAGAAGGCGGACAAGATGCTGGACGAATACTTCCATCAGTGCTCGAAAACGAAG GTGAAATGCGAGAAGCTGGTGATTGAGAAGGAGGATGTCGCGTCCGGTCTCGTCGAGCTCATTCGCCTCCATGGGATCACTGAGCTCGTAGTCCCGGCTGCCGCGGACAAGCACTACTCGAG AAAATTGGACAAACCTGTCTGCATGACAGCAGCAGCAGTAATGCAGAGAGCTGACCCATCATGCAAGATTTGGTTCGTCTGCAAGGAGCAGTTGATCTGCATCAG AGACACTGAAGCAGAAATCTCACCATCGGCTGTCACTGCACCATTGCTCCTTAATCCTGGTCATGAAATTCTGCACCTCTCAACTCACCAGGAAGAG gatggTGACATTGAGATTGAGTTGGGGTTCTATGAGGAACTCGGAGAGGCATGCAGAGCAGCCGACGACCTGATGAACAGAGCTCTGAAAGAATCTCGCAGGCGTCAGAAAGCAGAAGAAGAAGTGGCCTCGTCTCTCCGCAAG GCGAAAGAATACGAGGAGCTTTACTTGGAGGAGGTGAAGAAGAGGGAAGAGGTCGAAGCAGCTCTTGCGAGAGCAGAAGCAGAAATTTCAGAGCTACGACAGGCAATCCAGCGGAACACGACCAGGGAGGAACCCCAAGAGGCAGCGGCAATGCCATCGATTATCCTGGGACAGCCCGGCATCGTCTCCGGTGAACCGGAGCCGGTGCTCTGCCGATGCCAGAGGAAGCTGGCCGCGTCCTCCCCGTCGTCGGTCCTACTCCTACCATCGTCACCTCCTGCAGACGAAGACGGGTGCACCTGTGAAGCCGGCGCGGTCGGGTGCTGCTGCTGGCTCGACACCGACGGGATGCCGTCGCCCGTGGGCGCCGCCAAACCGCTCGGGCGCCCGGGATTTGCTCTATGTGCCGTGGTCCAAGATTACATGAGGCAGCAGCAGAGGTGCCCGTTTCCTTGA
- the LOC127308418 gene encoding translocase of chloroplast 101, chloroplastic has protein sequence MDNSAVGEKGVPEAEDRGSQGGVAEEEAGAAQVAADPAAKVGGGGEILDAKEGDGAEGVVPAQEGGGGEAVEVRQMNADGEVAVSDVASNEANMDPSAGQDHQAAQNGAAPEDGPPAAAVESDEDADLFVEVEQQEPAGSDHSEEFFDNAETLVAGESVAIEGEVIGDGMHAEIGVEDDDAHDEHRERLEEAAMLEAIRQCVTDAVLAEHLEEQPERGSEDVPGSDSNPELPTNSSEPEYVKEATLVDQSKEQPEDGKGDIAAPDTKLEVPTQSGGEADVVIEELDDSNSSDDENKASSAPARSSSAAEGQTNAPSLLARPAGLGSSTSLLQPPARPVQQVRANGPVAVDRDARQDTESAGDDGDENDEIREKLQMIRVKFLRLANRFGQTPHNMVVSQVLYRLGLAEQIRRNGRGVFSYDRAQDMAERLEAANEPLDLSCTILVLGKSGVGKSATINSIFDDVNLETDAFESSTRKVQEVVGTVEGIKVKVIDTPGLSSSSSDQHYNQKVLNSVKKLVSKNPPDIVLYFDRLDMQSRDNGDVPLLQSISKVFGASVWFNAIVVLTHAASAPPDGPNGIPLSYEMFVTQRSHVVQQAIRQAASDVRLMNPVALVENHSACRTNRAGQRVLPNGQVWKPQLLLLCFASKVLAEANSFLKLQDSPSGKPSSTRIPPLPFLLSSLLQSRAPLKLPEEQYGDDDDIEDDLVDGYGSDDGSDYDDLPPFKRLTKAQLSKLNHAQRKAYLEELDYREKLFYKKQLKEESMRRKIMKKMAAEAKDRVDDFSNNNVEDDDSTPTNVAVPMPDMVLPSTFDSDYPSHRYRFLDTPSEWLVRPVLETQGWDHDVGYEGLNVERLFAVKGKVPLSVSGQLTKDKKDSSLQMEVASSVKHGEGKTTSVGLDMQSVGKDMAYTVRGESRFKNFRRNNTAAGISATLLGDSVSAGVKIEDKLIVNKQLRLLVSGGAMSGRGDAAYGGRLEATLRDKDYPIGRMLSTLAISVVDWHGDLAVGCNAQSQIPAGRSSNLIGSVNLSNKGTGQVSIRLNSSEHLQIALLALVPIYKNVRKLLDSYYESI, from the coding sequence ATGGACAACAGTGCCGTGGGCGAGAAGGGCGTGCCGGAGGCGGAGGATCGGGGGAGCCAGGGCGGAGTCGCCGAGGAGGAAGCGGGGGCCGCGCAAGTCGCCGCGGACCCGGCCGCGAAGGTGGGTGGTGGTGGCGAGATCTTGGATGCCAAAGAAGGGGACGGGGCCGAGGGGGTTGTGCCGGCGCaggagggcggtggcggtgaggCTGTGGAGGTCAGGCAAATGAACGCTGACGGCGAGGTGGCGGTGTCTGATGTGGCCTCGAACGAGGCGAACATGGATCCATCGGCCGGCCAAGATCACCAGGCTGCCCAGAACGGTGCAGCGCCGGAGGACGGGCCACCGGCTGCGGCCGTGGAGTCTGACGAGGATGCCGATCTGTTTGTGGAGGTAGAGCAGCAGGAGCCGGCTGGTTCAGATCATAGCGAGGAGTTCTTTGATAATGCGGAGACTTTGGTAGCCGGAGAATCTGTCGCCATTGAGGGTGAGGTAATTGGTGATGGTATGCATGCCGAGATCGGTGTCGAGGATGACGATGCACATGATGAGCATCGGGAGCGCTTAGAGGAGGCAGCCATGTTGGAAGCAATCAGGCAGTGTGTGACAGATGCTGTTCTGGCTGAACATCTCGAGGAGCAACCTGAGAGGGGCAGTGAAGATGTTCCTGGCTCTGATAGCAATCCTGAGCTCCCCACTAATTCTAGTGAACCGGAATATGTTAAAGAAGCTACCTTGGTTGATCAGAGCAAAGAGCAGCCAGAAGATGGCAAGGGAGATATTGCTGCCCCTGATACCAAGCTTGAGGTGCCTACACAATCTGGAGGTGAAGCTGATGTGGTGATCGAGGAATTGGATGACTCAAACTCCTCTGATGATGAGAATAAAGCTAGCTCTGCTCCTGCACGATCCTCTAGTGCCGCTGAAGGCCAGACCAATGCCCCCTCTTTGCTGGCTCGTCCTGCTGGCCTTGGATCATCGACTTCCTTGCTGCAACCTCCCGCCCGACCGGTTCAGCAGGTCCGTGCTAATGGTCCAGTCGCTGTGGACAGGGATGCTCGGCAGGATACTGAATCTGCTGGGGATGATGGAGATGAGAATGATGAAATCCGTGAGAAGCTCCAGATGATCCGTGTTAAGTTTTTGCGTCTTGCAAACAGGTTTGGGCAAACGCCTCACAATATGGTGGTCTCACAGGTTCTTTACCGGCTTGGGCTGGCAGAACAGATTAGAAGAAATGGTCGTGGCGTTTTTAGCTATGACCGAGCACAAGATATGGCAGAACGTCTTGAAGCTGCTAATGAGCCCCTTGATTTGTCTTGCACTATCTTGGTTCTTGGTAAATCTGGGGTTGGCAAGAGTGCTACTATCAATTCGATTTTTGATGATGTCAACCTAGAGACTGATGCTTTTGAATCGAGCACTAGAAAAGTTCAAGAAGTAGTTGGTACGGTTGAGGGAATCAAAGTAAAAGTGATTGATACACCTGGCCTTTCAAGCTCATCTTCAGACCAGCACTACAATCAGAAGGTTCTCAATTCTGTGAAGAAACTTGTCAGCAAAAACCCTCCTGATATTGTTCTTTATTTTGACCGACTGGATATGCAGAGTAGGGACAATGGTGATGTCCCTCTGCTGCAGTCCATCAGCAAAGTGTTTGGAGCCTCGGTCTGGTTCAATGCGATAGTCGTGTTAACTCATGCTGCATCTGCACCACCAGATGGGCCAAATGGAATTCCTCTTAGCTATGAGATGTTTGTCACCCAGAGGTCCCATGTAGTCCAGCAAGCAATAAGGCAAGCAGCTAGTGATGTTCGTCTCATGAATCCAGTCGCTCTGGTGGAAAATCACTCAGCTTGCAGGACCAATAGGGCAGGCCAGAGAGTGTTGCCAAATGGACAAGTCTGGAAGCCACAGCTGCTATTACTCTGCTTTGCTTCAAAGGTCTTAGCAGAGGCCAATTCGTTTCTGAAGTTGCAGGATAGTCCCAGTGGTAAACCTTCTAGTACGAGGATTCCTCCACTTCCTTTCCTCCTCTCTTCACTTCTTCAGTCCCGAGCCCCGCTGAAGTTGCCAGAGGAGCAGTATGGAGACGATGACGATATTGAAGATGATTTAGTAGATGGTTATGGTTCAGATGATGGCTCAGACTATGACGACTTGCCTCCCTTTAAGCGCCTCACGAAGGCTCAACTTTCAAAGCTCAACCATGCACAGAGGAAGGCATATCTTGAGGAGCTAGACTATAGAGAGAAGCTATTCTACAAAAAACAGCTGAAAGAGGAAAGTATGCGTCGTAAAATAATGAAGAAGATGGCTGCAGAGGCCAAGGATCGAGTAGATGATTTCAGTAACAACAATGTTGAGGATGATGACAGTACTCCAACCAATGTTGCTGTGCCTATGCCTGACATGGTATTGCCCTCAACTTTTGATTCTGACTATCCTAGCCATCGCTATCGTTTTCTGGATACACCAAGTGAATGGCTTGTCAGGCCCGTGTTGGAGACCCAGGGCTGGGATCATGATGTTGGTTATGAAGGTCTGAATGTTGAAAGGTTATTCGCTGTCAAAGGTAAAGTCCCTTTATCTGTGTCTGGTCAGCTAACAAAAGACAAGAAGGATAGCTCCCTCCAAATGGAGGTTGCAAGTTCTGTTAAGCATGGCGAGGGTAAAACTACTTCAGTCGGACTTGATATGCAGTCTGTTGGTAAGGACATGGCGTACACTGTTCGTGGTGAGTCAAGATTTAAGAACTTCAGGCGCAATAACACGGCTGCTGGGATATCTGCGACACTCCTGGGAGACTCTGTCTCAGCTGGTGTGAAGATTGAAGACAAACTAATAGTGAACAAGCAGCTGAGGCTTCTGGTAAGTGGCGGTGCTATGAGCGGGAGAGGTGATGCAGCTTATGGTGGCCGTCTCGAAGCAACACTAAGAGACAAAGATTACCCAATAGGGCGCATGCTTTCTACTCTCGCGATTTCGGTGGTGGATTGGCATGGAGATCTGGCAGTTGGGTGCAACGCCCAGTCCCAGATTCCTGCTGGAAGATCTAGCAACTTGATTGGCAGTGTGAATCTGAGCAATAAGGGGACCGGGCAAGTCAGTATCCGCCTGAACAGCTCGGAACATCTACAGATCGCGCTTCTCGCCCTGGTGCCTATATATAAGAACGTCAGGAAGTTACTGGATAGCTACTATGAATCTATCTAG
- the LOC127308425 gene encoding U-box domain-containing protein 33 yields MEPVWETASERSGVDSLSSAGGTTATEAPEEDAGGEEVVKVFVAVPEQHKNGKSTLAWALRHLAALASDGNAGAVVVVVAHVHAPAQMIPVMGSKFHASKLRPEQVSAYRQYERGKVNKHLDDYIRQCSKMKIKGKKLVIQNEDIAKGIAELVSKHGVNKLVMGAAADKHYSRKMMAPRSKTALAVIQQADPSCKIWFVCKEHLISTREAGAVRSQIPPLSLVSAHPNRHAVRNGVEGCIQRSLSEKLSPLLVPCRSAMRRTFSILSMEDISVGSWDSGRRGSFPSSCREEASSHSSSSFELPIDDVFAVHQNTAPCHDQVKISEDVSKQTREVDEAIAKANEDMKLLKQEMEAMRRNRDDAVEKLSEVKEEKEEMVAASRYLVDSQRVRLQQLEDERDTALERVEEIRSMASGLNLALFSEFSRSELRQATRNFSDTMKIGEGGFGCVYKGVLRNTTVAIKMLHSESSQGKSQFQQELSVLSRVRHPNIVTLMGCCPEASGLVYEFLPNGSLEDRLACRNETPPLSWQARTRIIGEICSALVFLHSGELSPAIHGDLKPANILLDANLVSKLGDLGASRLPTMTNPGSTPYTDPEYLTTGELMARSDVYSLGIIMLRLVTGQPPLGIARKVEDALEKGEMETLVDRSAGEWPFEQAEKLMLLGLQCAEVSRRRRPERMSQVWRVVEPLAKAASVSLAAQSLAPGESNPPFYFICPISQEVMRNPHTAADGFTYEAEVIKGWLDSGHDTSPMTKLALAHRHITPNYALRSAIEDYMKQHQHQGKPPPQSVRSDR; encoded by the exons ATGGAGCCGGTGTGGGAGACGGCCAGCGAGCGGAGCGGCGTTGATTCCCTGTCCAGCGCCGGCGGCACGACGGCGACGGAGGCGCCCGAGGAGGATGCCGGCGGGGAGGAGGTCGTCAAGGTGTTCGTGGCGGTGCCGGAGCAGCACAAGAACGGCAAGTCCACGCTCGCCTGGGCGCTCCGCCACCTCGCCGCACTGGCCTCCGACGGCAATGCCGGcgccgtggtggtggtggtcgcgcATGTCCATGCGCCGGCGCAGATGATCCCAGTTA TGGGAAGCAAGTTTCACGCTAGCAAGCTGAGACCAGAACAGGTGAGTGCCTACAGGCAGTACGAAAGGGGCAAGGTGAACAAGCATTTGGACGACTACATCCGCCAGTGCTCCAAAATGAAG atcAAAGGTAAGAAGCTTGTTATCCAGAACGAAGATATCGCCAAGGGGATCGCGGAGCTTGTTTCGAAGCACGGCGTCAACAAGCTCGTCATGGGAGCAGCCGCCGACAAGCACTACTCTAG gaaaatgatggctcccaggtCCAAGACGGCACTTGCAGTTATTCAACAGGCTGACCCGTCGTGCAAGATTTGGTTCGTATGCAAGGAGCATCTGATTTCCACTAG AGAGGCTGGTGCTGTCAGAAGCCAAATACCTCCTTTATCTCTAGTATCCGCACATCCAAACCGACATGCAGTCAGGAATGGGGTTGAGGGCTGCATCCAGAGGTCCCTTTCCGAAAAACTATCACCGCTGTTGGTGCCTTGTCGATCAGCCATGCGAAGAACGTTTAGCATTCTGAGCATGGAGGACATCTCCGTGGGTTCCTGGGACAGCGGCAGAAGAGGTAGCTTCCCGAGCTCATGCCGCGAGGAAGCATCCAGCCATTCTTCCAGCTCATTCGAATTGCCAATAGATGATGTCTTTGCTGTCCATCAAAACACTGCACCGTGCCATGATCAG GTCAAAATTTCTGAGGATGTGTCCAAGCAGACTAGGGAAGTTGATGAGGCCATAGCCAAGGCAAATGAGGACATGAAACTGTTGAAGCAAGAGATGGAGGCAATGAGACGCAACCGTGATGATGCCGTCGAGAAGCTCTCTGAAGTGAAAGAAGAAAAGGAAGAGATGGTGGCAGCGAGCAGATACCTCGTTGACTCGCAGCGGGTGAGGCTTCAGCAACTAGAGGATGAAAGGGACACTGCCCTGGAGCGTGTGGAAGAGATCCGCAGCATGGCTTCAGGCTTGAATTTGGCATTGTTCAGCGAGTTCTCTCGGTCGGAGTTGCGGCAGGCGACGAGGAACTTCAGTGACACAATGAAGATTGGCGAAGGTGGGTTTGGGTGTGTGTACAAAGGTGTGTTGCGCAACACCACGGTGGCGATCAAGATGCTCCACTCTGAAAGCTCTCAAGGGAAGTCACAGTTCCAGCAAGAG CTTTCTGTTCTAAGCAGAGTGAGGCACCCAAACATCGTCACGCTGATGGGCTGTTGCCCGGAGGCTTCAGGTCTCGTGTACGAGTTCCTACCAAACGGAAGCCTCGAGGACCGCCTCGCCTGCCGAAACGAGACGCCGCCACTGTCATGGCAGGCCCGCACGAGGATCATCGGCGAGATATGCTCCGCGCtcgttttcctccactccggcgaGCTCAGCCCGGCCATCCATGGCGACCTCAAGCCGGCCAACATCCTCCTGGACGCCAACCTGGTCAGCAAGCTCGGCGACTTGGGCGCATCCCGCCTCCCCACCATGACCAACCCCGGCAGCACGCCATACACGGACCCGGAGTACCTGACTACCGGGGAGTTGATGGCGCGCTCGGACGTGTACTCCCTGGGCATCATCATGCTCCGTCTGGTCACGGGACAGCCGCCTCTGGGCATCGCGAGGAAGGTGGAGGACGCGCTGGAGAAGGGCGAGATGGAGACGCTGGTGGACCGGTCGGCCGGGGAGTGGCCGTTCGAGCAGGCCGAGAAGCTGATGCTGCTCGGGCTGCAGTGCGCGGAGGTCAGCAGGAGGAGGCGCCCCGAGCGAATGAGCCAGGTGTGGAGGGTGGTCGAGCCCCTGGCGAAGGCGGCCTCTGTGTCACTCGCAGCACAATCTCTTGCGCCGGGTGAGAGCAACCCGCCATTCTACTTCATCTGCCCAATTTCCCAG GAGGTTATGAGGAACCCTCACACCGCGGCAGATGGTTTCACCTACGAGGCGGAGGTGATCAAGGGATGGCTCGACAGCGGTCACGACACGTCCCCCATGACAAAACTGGCCCTCGCGCACCGGCACATCACCCCGAACTATGCTCTTCGTTCTGCCATCGAGGATTATATGAAGCAGcaccagcaccagggcaagccgcCACCACAATCGGTTCGGTCAGATCGATGA